A genomic region of Bactrocera dorsalis isolate Fly_Bdor chromosome 3, ASM2337382v1, whole genome shotgun sequence contains the following coding sequences:
- the LOC105226217 gene encoding probable protein phosphatase CG10417 isoform X1 produces MGAYLSEPKTDKVSTDESNDILTVGASSMQGWRNNQEDAHNSILNFDTNTSFFAVYDGHGGAEVAAYCADQLPHFLKKLSTYKDGEFEKALKETFLGFDKTLLEPQVVEILKFLAGEKGFDGDDSDAHEDDEDFEDLAELHEESHLPLDEVLEKYKGGPCMPSLKRVKDGATGAKPQSPYLRGRRAAAVIADATNKAVLDPESKPEGSSTSAAATAAAISGESGPSSSHKPSSVGTSSKTDSITSESGPSSSNSGNIAKMDTDEPEEDSTVSSSSSSASKPTNNVSAEPENHKPESNREKNSANGPGATVATDSTSSSENNKEVCPDSSHTKEVEQNGSVSSSEKKPIKKQNAAGAEMDTTVSGSNDAAKRIQNGTIGSTSCSAANKQVAGSTTITSTSKESKKLKKTDVSGEEESTDDDADYEDNTEEGDARHSLVYSSEDEEIEEAENSSVYSSDEEIEEEEEEDEETALANEQFCADMIEEPGKDSGCTAVVALLNGRDLYVANAGDSRCVVCRNGKAIDMSLDHKPEDEEESARIIKAGGRVTLDGRVNGGLNLSRAIGDHAYKMNLELPAEAQMISALPDVRKLIITPEDEFMVLACDGIWNYLSSEEVVDFVRQRLKDDSKKMSQICEELFDTCLAPNTIGDGTGCDNMTAVIVRFESKILDLPTKLSPEEIVLIKDVTAKTSNTNTPTKSEQPCLKRAASPSSDDNSNEAENANKTKRLKTDEETTSTTTNANKSTVETSACSNSDAAASSSTSEAAAAVASITDLKDCDSNTTASSNDAADTDNIAVSST; encoded by the exons ATGGGCGCGTACCTATCCGAACCAAAAACGGACAAGGTGTCTACGGACGAGTCTAATGATATATTGACAGTGGGAGCTAGCTCTATGCAAGGTTGGCGCAATAATCAGGAA gaCGCTCATAATTCCATTTTAAATTTCGATACAAATACCTCATTTTTTGCCGTTTATGATGGGCATGGGGGCGCCGAAGTGGCTGCCTATTGTGCGGATCAGCTACCGCATTTTCTAAAGAAATTGTCTACATACAAAGATGGCGAATTTGAAAAGGCtttaaaagaaacatttttgggTTTTGATAAAACACTGCTGGAGCCACAAGTGGTAGAGATATTAAAGTTTTTGGCTGGCGAAAAAGGTTTTGATGGCGATGATAGCGATGCCCATGAGGATGATGAAGATTTTGAAGATTTGGCTGAACTTCACGAAGAGAGTCATTTGCCTTTAGATGAAGTCTTGGAAAAATATAAAGGTGGACCATGCATGCCATCGCTAAAACGTGTTAAAGATGGTGCGACTGGCGCTAAACCGCAATCGCCTTATTTGCGTGGTAGGCGCGCAGCCGCTGTTATAGCCGATGCTACAAATAAAGCAGTATTGGATCCAGAATCCAAACCTGAAGGATCCTCTACATCAGCTGCCGCCACGGCTGCTGCCATATCCGGcgaaagtggtcccagttcttCGCACAAACCATCATCTGTAGGTACATCGTCAAAGACAGATTCCATAACTTCCGAGTCAGGTCCAAGTTCATCAAATAGCGGCAATATAGCAAAAATGGACACAGATGAGCCCGAGGAGGATTCTACCGTCAGTAGCAGCAGCTCGAGTGCAAGTAAACCTACTAATAATGTTTCTGCTGAACCAGAAAACCACAAACCTGAAAGTAACAGGGAAAAGAATTCTGCAAACGGTCCTGGAGCAACAGTGGCCACTGACAGTACATCGTCCTCGGAAAACAACAAGGAAGTTTGCCCGGATTCCTCGCATACCAAAGAAGTGGAACAGAATGGTAGTGTATCTTCATCAGAGAAAAAGCCAATTAAAAAACAGAATGCTGCAGGCGCAGAAATGGACACAACTGTCTCCGGTTCAAATGATGCTGCGAAGAGAATACAAAATGGCACCATTGGAAGTACATCATGCTCTGCAGCAAATAAACAAGTGGCTGGTAGCACTACAATAACTTCCACCAGTAAGGAATCCAAGAAGCTTAAGAAAACGGATGTAAGTGGAGAGGAAGAATCCACCGATGATGATGCCGATTACGAAG ataatACTGAAGAAGGTGATGCTAGACACAGTTTGGTGTATTCCTCTGAAGACGAAGAAATTGAAGAAG CTGAGAATTCAAGTGTATATTCGTCCGATGAAGAGATTGAAGAAGAAGAGG aagagGATGAAGAAACCGCACTTGCCAACGAGCAATTCTGTGCCGATATGATTGAGGAGCCCGGCAAGGATAGTGGCTGCACTGCTGTTGTCGCACTATTAAATGGTAGAGATCTATATGTGGCGAACGCTGGCGATTCGCGATGTGTAGTTTGCCGCAATGGCAAAGCTATCGACATGAGTTTAGATCATAAGCCGGAAGATGAAGAGGAATCAGCCCGTATTATAAAAGCTGGTGGTCGGGTGACTTTAGATGGTCGTGTGAATGGTGGCTTGAATCTTTCCCGTGCTATTGGAGATCACGCCTACAAAATG AATTTGGAATTGCCCGCCGAAGCGCAAATGATATCTGCGTTACCGGATGTGCGAAAACTTATTATCACGCCAGAGGACGAATTCATGGTATTGGCTTGTGATGGCATTTGGAACTATTTATCTAGCGAGGAAGTTGTCGATTTTGTGCGTCAACGTTTGAAGGACGATTCCAAAAAGATGTCACAAATATGTGAAGAG CTTTTTGATACATGTTTGGCTCCTAATACCATTGGCGATGGAACGGGCTGTGACAATATGACAGCAGTCATTGTACGTTTTGAATCCAAAATTTTGGATTTACCAACTAAACTAAGTCCCGAGGAAATTGTGCTTATTAAGGATGTTACCGCTAAAACTTCTAACACTAACACGCCCACAAAGAGTGAGCAACCATGTCTTAAACGCGCAGCCTCCCCAAGTTCTGATGACAATTCCAACGAAGCCGAAAATGCCAACAAGACCAAACGTTTGAAGACTGACGAGGAAACCACCTCAACAACAACCAACGCAAACAAGTCCACAGTTGAGACATCTGCATGCAGTAACAGCGATGCAGCGGCCAGTAGCAGCACTTCAGAGGCAGCGGCAGCAGTTGCAAGTATTACGGATCTAAAGGATTGCGATAGTAACACTACGGCCAGCAGCAATGATGCAGCGGATACTGATAATATCGCAGTGTCCTCGacgtaa
- the LOC105226217 gene encoding probable protein phosphatase CG10417 isoform X2 — MGAYLSEPKTDKVSTDESNDILTVGASSMQGWRNNQEDAHNSILNFDTNTSFFAVYDGHGGAEVAAYCADQLPHFLKKLSTYKDGEFEKALKETFLGFDKTLLEPQVVEILKFLAGEKGFDGDDSDAHEDDEDFEDLAELHEESHLPLDEVLEKYKGGPCMPSLKRVKDGATGAKPQSPYLRGRRAAAVIADATNKAVLDPESKPEGSSTSAAATAAAISGESGPSSSHKPSSVGTSSKTDSITSESGPSSSNSGNIAKMDTDEPEEDSTVSSSSSSASKPTNNVSAEPENHKPESNREKNSANGPGATVATDSTSSSENNKEVCPDSSHTKEVEQNGAEMDTTVSGSNDAAKRIQNGTIGSTSCSAANKQVAGSTTITSTSKESKKLKKTDVSGEEESTDDDADYEDNTEEGDARHSLVYSSEDEEIEEAENSSVYSSDEEIEEEEEEDEETALANEQFCADMIEEPGKDSGCTAVVALLNGRDLYVANAGDSRCVVCRNGKAIDMSLDHKPEDEEESARIIKAGGRVTLDGRVNGGLNLSRAIGDHAYKMNLELPAEAQMISALPDVRKLIITPEDEFMVLACDGIWNYLSSEEVVDFVRQRLKDDSKKMSQICEELFDTCLAPNTIGDGTGCDNMTAVIVRFESKILDLPTKLSPEEIVLIKDVTAKTSNTNTPTKSEQPCLKRAASPSSDDNSNEAENANKTKRLKTDEETTSTTTNANKSTVETSACSNSDAAASSSTSEAAAAVASITDLKDCDSNTTASSNDAADTDNIAVSST; from the exons ATGGGCGCGTACCTATCCGAACCAAAAACGGACAAGGTGTCTACGGACGAGTCTAATGATATATTGACAGTGGGAGCTAGCTCTATGCAAGGTTGGCGCAATAATCAGGAA gaCGCTCATAATTCCATTTTAAATTTCGATACAAATACCTCATTTTTTGCCGTTTATGATGGGCATGGGGGCGCCGAAGTGGCTGCCTATTGTGCGGATCAGCTACCGCATTTTCTAAAGAAATTGTCTACATACAAAGATGGCGAATTTGAAAAGGCtttaaaagaaacatttttgggTTTTGATAAAACACTGCTGGAGCCACAAGTGGTAGAGATATTAAAGTTTTTGGCTGGCGAAAAAGGTTTTGATGGCGATGATAGCGATGCCCATGAGGATGATGAAGATTTTGAAGATTTGGCTGAACTTCACGAAGAGAGTCATTTGCCTTTAGATGAAGTCTTGGAAAAATATAAAGGTGGACCATGCATGCCATCGCTAAAACGTGTTAAAGATGGTGCGACTGGCGCTAAACCGCAATCGCCTTATTTGCGTGGTAGGCGCGCAGCCGCTGTTATAGCCGATGCTACAAATAAAGCAGTATTGGATCCAGAATCCAAACCTGAAGGATCCTCTACATCAGCTGCCGCCACGGCTGCTGCCATATCCGGcgaaagtggtcccagttcttCGCACAAACCATCATCTGTAGGTACATCGTCAAAGACAGATTCCATAACTTCCGAGTCAGGTCCAAGTTCATCAAATAGCGGCAATATAGCAAAAATGGACACAGATGAGCCCGAGGAGGATTCTACCGTCAGTAGCAGCAGCTCGAGTGCAAGTAAACCTACTAATAATGTTTCTGCTGAACCAGAAAACCACAAACCTGAAAGTAACAGGGAAAAGAATTCTGCAAACGGTCCTGGAGCAACAGTGGCCACTGACAGTACATCGTCCTCGGAAAACAACAAGGAAGTTTGCCCGGATTCCTCGCATACCAAAGAAGTGGAACAGAATG GCGCAGAAATGGACACAACTGTCTCCGGTTCAAATGATGCTGCGAAGAGAATACAAAATGGCACCATTGGAAGTACATCATGCTCTGCAGCAAATAAACAAGTGGCTGGTAGCACTACAATAACTTCCACCAGTAAGGAATCCAAGAAGCTTAAGAAAACGGATGTAAGTGGAGAGGAAGAATCCACCGATGATGATGCCGATTACGAAG ataatACTGAAGAAGGTGATGCTAGACACAGTTTGGTGTATTCCTCTGAAGACGAAGAAATTGAAGAAG CTGAGAATTCAAGTGTATATTCGTCCGATGAAGAGATTGAAGAAGAAGAGG aagagGATGAAGAAACCGCACTTGCCAACGAGCAATTCTGTGCCGATATGATTGAGGAGCCCGGCAAGGATAGTGGCTGCACTGCTGTTGTCGCACTATTAAATGGTAGAGATCTATATGTGGCGAACGCTGGCGATTCGCGATGTGTAGTTTGCCGCAATGGCAAAGCTATCGACATGAGTTTAGATCATAAGCCGGAAGATGAAGAGGAATCAGCCCGTATTATAAAAGCTGGTGGTCGGGTGACTTTAGATGGTCGTGTGAATGGTGGCTTGAATCTTTCCCGTGCTATTGGAGATCACGCCTACAAAATG AATTTGGAATTGCCCGCCGAAGCGCAAATGATATCTGCGTTACCGGATGTGCGAAAACTTATTATCACGCCAGAGGACGAATTCATGGTATTGGCTTGTGATGGCATTTGGAACTATTTATCTAGCGAGGAAGTTGTCGATTTTGTGCGTCAACGTTTGAAGGACGATTCCAAAAAGATGTCACAAATATGTGAAGAG CTTTTTGATACATGTTTGGCTCCTAATACCATTGGCGATGGAACGGGCTGTGACAATATGACAGCAGTCATTGTACGTTTTGAATCCAAAATTTTGGATTTACCAACTAAACTAAGTCCCGAGGAAATTGTGCTTATTAAGGATGTTACCGCTAAAACTTCTAACACTAACACGCCCACAAAGAGTGAGCAACCATGTCTTAAACGCGCAGCCTCCCCAAGTTCTGATGACAATTCCAACGAAGCCGAAAATGCCAACAAGACCAAACGTTTGAAGACTGACGAGGAAACCACCTCAACAACAACCAACGCAAACAAGTCCACAGTTGAGACATCTGCATGCAGTAACAGCGATGCAGCGGCCAGTAGCAGCACTTCAGAGGCAGCGGCAGCAGTTGCAAGTATTACGGATCTAAAGGATTGCGATAGTAACACTACGGCCAGCAGCAATGATGCAGCGGATACTGATAATATCGCAGTGTCCTCGacgtaa